One Acipenser ruthenus unplaced genomic scaffold, fAciRut3.2 maternal haplotype, whole genome shotgun sequence DNA window includes the following coding sequences:
- the LOC131736813 gene encoding uncharacterized protein LOC131736813: protein MPFSTPQQEDNSWKAPRGQDKEKLASVGLTGKLNLDSTWNSQEVQHEIRSLFQTTFCADGEEFVFSFLQCLPGGRKLIKPNTSVSFSWNGAEVINLAGQGALYILSHHNLPESEEHESPSKETLSFLSSTNSLTHQINLENDVQQLEQNVLHHRTPVVSAESLFNSIVTEHDDVNIFEDVPPLSTGSEVTTRTLAHSVDRSPESVIAELCSSVLADGVQNVKVRRNHAFQDLLRWMNRADYGWDKHLNVSFVGEQGLDSGGPRRNLMELTVRGLINWGGLWCGKEGHLIPAPDFLTLQNRSHCMAGRIVGTVLVQSSLQLNIFAESLINTIAGINQWFVEDVADETVQM, encoded by the exons ATGCCATTTAGTACACCTCAGCAAGAGGATAATTCTTGGAAAGCACCAAGAGGTCAGGACAAGGAGAAATTGGCTTCTGTCGGGCTGACAGGCAAACTTAATCTGGACTCTACATGGAATTCTCAGGAGGTGCAACATGAAATTCGATCACTCTTCCAAACAACGTTCTGCGCAGATGGAGAagagtttgttttttcatttttacag TGTTTGCCAGGTGGAAGGAAACTGATCAAACCCAACACCTCTGTCAGTTTTTCTTGGAATGGTGCCGAAGTCATTAATCTTGCAGGACAAGGAGCTCTGTACATTCTTAGTCATCACAACCTGCCAGAAAGTGAG GAACATGAATCACCAAGTAAGGAGACTCTGTCTTTCCTCAGTTCTACCAATTCATTGACCCATCAAATAAATCTTGAAAATGATGTTCAGCAGCTAGAACAG AATGTACTACATCATAGAACTCCAGTAGTCAGTGCTGAAAG TTTATTTAATAGCATAGTCACGGAGCATGATGATGTAAACATTTTTGAAGATGTTCCCCCACTGTCAACTGGCTCAGAGGTGACTACTAGAACATTAGCTCACAGTGTAGACAG GAGCCCAGAAAGTGTAATAGCAGAACTTTGCTCCTCAGTTCTTGCTGATGGAGTTCAGAATGTCAAGGTCAGACGGAACCATGCTTTCCAAGATTTGCTACGTTGGATGAACCGAGCTGATTATGGTTGGGACAAACATCttaatgtttcttttgttggagAACAAGGGCTTGATTCTGGAGGACCTAGGCGCAATCTAATGGAACTGACTGTTCGTGGACTGATCAACTGGGGAGGACTTTGGTGTGGGAAAGAAGGACACCTCATTCCAGCTCCTGACTTTTTAACATTGCAGAACAGATCCCATTGTATGGCAGGGAGGATTGTTGGCACTGTTCTCGTTCAGAGTTCTCTACAGCTCAATATTTTTGCAGAATCTCTGATCAACACCATTGCAGGAATCAACCAGTGGTTTGTAGAGGATGTTGCTGATGAAACTGTCCAAA TGTAG